In Brachypodium distachyon strain Bd21 chromosome 5, Brachypodium_distachyon_v3.0, whole genome shotgun sequence, the genomic window cggcgtggtctCCATTGGGATCGCAGCCAAATCACTACGCTCCGTACTCCGTAGGGGGAAGGGGATGGAATCAGTTGTCGTCGCTGCTTTGGAGTGACGGAGACACGCCAGCAGCAGACACACGGTGGGCATGTCCTGCGCTCACATCTGGAATCTACCTACCGGTTAAaaataataagaaaaaaaactatcttaaaataaaataaaatacctGGCGTTTTTTCTGCTCCTTCCATATTGGTCTAACAATACGGAGCATATTAGGGTTCGGTTGATATGTGACTGATCataatcataaccataagcaaatataTTTGAGTAGGAATATAGTGGatatgaatctatgtcatataattatatattaatagagtaatttgtggttaAAACATTGGTCAAAAGAAAGTTAATATGCCccttattgttggacggaggtagtaacaGATTTGTACAGACCTTTATCTTGACAGTAGACCATAAAACGCTAGAACTTAATAAACTAGATGATCTCTGGCACGTTGTTGTGGAAAGTTTTAATTAACATATATAACGATTCGTTCCGTGTAGGTATTGGGGAACATGAAATTGAATTGGTCTTGAGTATCCAAAATTAAAAGCAAataatgaaattgtatgatagatCTTTCACTCGGTGCGGATAGCTTGATGAAAAGTAGCATGATACATGTACAGAAAATATGGATTTTTtataaataggtgtgaacaaacgACGTATATTTCTATTGCAATCTAGGTTGCTCCGGTTAATCATCCACCCAAAAAGATATTGAGTGTGGGATTTCGTTCTCCTACTATTCAAATAGCCACCATTTTTTTCAAAGCAATTGAACTTCTGTAGCAAGGGTGGCCATCTGAGTTAACGTTAGCAAACATTACTAGGCTGGACCATGACCACCGTCAGCAATCCAGGATTATAAACCTTCCTAAGAATAATATATGCCGGAAATAGTAAGCTCAGGGTGCTTATTCTCGAAATTACTTAATTTTCCAATAAGAAAATGGAGGTTCAATTTTGATAGGGTCTACAAGATCAGGTTTAAAATGAAGTTGATCTGGTTGAGCCCCGCGCACTCCGGGAGGTCGATCTGGTTGAGCCCCGCGCTCACATTGACGACGCAGCGCAGCGACGGGACGGCGTCGAATAGCTTGGCGTCGACAAGGACGCTCCCGCGGCCGGGGATTGCTGACCGGCTTTCTCCCCTGTTCCTTCGCTAATGTACAGATCCAACTGTGGATATCGCGGGACATACTCTGCCTTCTCATTGCCAATCCAATCGATCATCAAAGGCCAAAATTAAGCTGCCAAGACACGACACACAATAGTTATCCAAGTGGCATGCCACAGGAACCAATCAGTTGAGATCAAGATTACCAAAACGgcccatggcggccgccgcggagaCGCCTCCGTCCGTCAGCGGGAAGCCaccactcctcctcctgcgccgCACCACCGGCcgtctcgccgccgcgctgcgcTCGCGCTTCCAGGTCCTCAGCTTCCACGACTCGGGGGGCGCTCCCCTCCATgccttcctcgccgcctccggcgccTCGGAtcccccgcgcgccgccctcgtccccggcggaggcggcatcgccgtcgacgccgccttcctcgACGCGGCGCCGCACCTCCGCTGCGTCGTGACCACCTCCGTCGGCACGGACCACATCGACCTCGCCGAGTGCGCGCGCAggggcgtcgtcgtcgccggcgccggcggcatctTCTCGGCCGACGTGGCCGATCACGCCGTCGGACTCCTCATCGACGTGCTCCGCCGCGTCTCGGCGGCTGACCGGTACGCCCGGCGCGGGCTCTGGCCGGTGCGCGGGGATTACCCGCTTGCCTCCAAGGTTCGTCAACGTTTCTTGTATTACAGTAGTTCACACTTCCAATTGCTTATGAAGGAATTGTTCAAGCACACCAACATCGGAGAACTAGAATTCGCTCTGTTTTTGTGTTCATAAGAGCAAAAACATGGCTCGACTTGGCTTCGATCAAACTGGGCTGGGGAGACATCTCTGTTCTTCATATTTTCAGGACCTATAAATACACAGTTTTAAAAATTGGGGACAGATTTGATGCCGTTGAGAACCTCCAATGTATCTTACTCTACAAATAATTACCCCAGCTGAAAGTGATTCCAAATGCTAATATATATTTCTCATGTTGTACCAGCTTAGTGGCAAACGGGTCGGCATCATCGGTCTGGGGCGCATTGGTTCATCAATCGCAAAGAGACTCCAAGCATTTGGCTGTGTCATCCATTACTACTCTAGAAGACCCAAGGAGACCGTCTCCTTCAAACACTTCCCTGATGTCACCGGCCTTGCCGTTGAATCCGATGTACTCGTGGTCGCCTGCGCCCTGAACGACCAAACACGGCATGTTGTCAACAAGGATGTCCTAGAGGCACTAGGAAAAGATGGTGTCCTGGTGAACATCGCCCGGGGTGGGAATGTCGACGAGGCAGCAATGGTCAGGGCGCtaaaggagggagagatagCCGGTGCGGGACTCGACGTCTTTGAGACGGAGCCTGCCGTGCCACCGGAGTTCTTCTCCATGGACAATGTTGTGCTCACGCCACATGATGCCGCCTTTACCACTGAGTCAGGCTGTGACCTGTGCGACCTCATGGTCACGAACCTAGAGGCGTTCTTCCAAGGTAAACCATTGCTCACGCCTGTCCTTCCCGATTAAAACAGCAGTCACACGATCCAAATCGATCAGGTATTCAAGttgcatatactccctccctccgttACTTAAATTAGGtcgtatattgttttctttgacagAGCCTTTGACCAAGGATTATTCCATCGACGTAtgacttatgtgatacaaaaCATAACTATAAACAAGTATTTTTGAATACGAatacaatgatatcaattttctGGACGCTGCTAATGCGCGACCGTGCGCGCGATGGTACGGCCGCGCGTACGCGCGATGGTACGGCCGCGCGTACGAGTCACAGGCAGCAGTATGGTATGAAgactgtgtgcatgcatgcgagcAAGTCGATACTTGCAAAATTTTAAACTTTGAAAAGCTGAAACTTTCAAACCGTTTACTCGATTTAAAATTCGTCTTGACGGTTAGCTTTGTCTCGACGAGATCTTCGAAACTAGGTCTCATGTTGTTATGTTTCgacaaaaataaatcaatcctAAAAGTTAACATCTAATAATATACGAAGTTACCACTCCGTTAATAATAAGTTGCCATGTGGCAGCTTCATACAAAATAGGGGCGATATCTCACGAATGAAAGTTACCACCCAGTAATATACAAAATACCACTTTGTTAAATAATAAGTTGGCATGTGGCAGCTTCTTGCAAAATAGGGGTGGTATCTCGCGAATGAAAGTTACCCACCAATAATATACAAAAATACCACTCCGTTAATAATAAGTTGCCATGTGACAGCTTCATACAAAATAGGGGTGGTATCTCGCGAATGAAAATTACCACCTAATAATATACAAAAATACCGCTCTGTTAATAATAAGTTGCCATGTGGCAGCTTCTTACAAAATAGGGGTGGTATCTCACGTTTGAAAGTTTACACCCAATAATATACGAATATACTAGTCTGTTAATAACAAGTTACCACGTAGTAATTCATATTAAATAGGGATGGTAACTCGTGAATGAAAATTACCATCCAATAATATACGAAGTTGTCACTCTTTTATTAACAAGTTACCACTTCTTACAACATGACAACTTCTTTCAAAATAGGATGTTAACTTGTGCATTTCTGCTTGGTAACTAAagagttcaatttttttttatcaaaacaCATTAGAATGGGATTTAGATTTAAAGCATTCGTCGATACGAAACCAACGGTGAAAACGGATTATGAATAGGACAAACGGTTTGTGCTACAGAACATTTTAAAGTTCTAAAAATGAAGTAGCACACGTCTCAAACACTTAACCAGCTCACTGCGGTCCATGCCAAAGAAACCAGcgcatgcatacacaaaattTCATGGGACGGTGCATGCaaccgcgtgtgcgcgcggATACGAACGGACGTTTTAggtaattttatttcacaaaagttatatattaatagactaaTTTTTGATCAAAAACTCGATCAAGGAAACAATATAAACCTTAATTTAAGgtacagagggagtacaatactAGCTCTAGCTGGCTTGTACCAAGGCCCAATCAATGGCGAAAATACTGGTGGAGGACTGGTGGTTACATAAAAACACGCATCAATTGGCTCCGCCATGATATATGGGATCGCCACGCGCTGCTGGCTCCAGTCTCACGGCACAACATGCAGTGTCCGATAGTTGTAGTGTCCGATAGTTGTCAGTGGCGTAGCCAGGGGGGTTGCCGGGTGGTCCATGGACCACCATGAGATTTTCCAATCCTTTATATAacatagttaaaaaaaatcaaaacatcaaaataacTAAATTTATATGAATATTTTCACTGTTGGACCACCCTGAAAATTTTAGCTGGCTACGCCACTGATAGTTGTAGACATGGaatgagcatgcatgcacatccTATGTTCTTCTTTTCATTAATAATTGTTTGAAGATATTTTTTCTAGCATTTCTTTTTGGGGAGCGCTAGGCGTCGGTCGGGCGATCTTGGGACAAAATCGGTCTCCTTCCGCGCCATACGATTGGAATGCCCACGTTTGTTGGATCTCATGGCCTCGTCCATCTTCTTCGTGTCTCTCTAGTCTCCCGCAACGGAAGAAAAATT contains:
- the LOC100833965 gene encoding glyoxylate/hydroxypyruvate reductase HPR3 isoform X1, translated to MAAAAETPPSVSGKPPLLLLRRTTGRLAAALRSRFQVLSFHDSGGAPLHAFLAASGASDPPRAALVPGGGGIAVDAAFLDAAPHLRCVVTTSVGTDHIDLAECARRGVVVAGAGGIFSADVADHAVGLLIDVLRRVSAADRYARRGLWPVRGDYPLASKLSGKRVGIIGLGRIGSSIAKRLQAFGCVIHYYSRRPKETVSFKHFPDVTGLAVESDVLVVACALNDQTRHVVNKDVLEALGKDGVLVNIARGGNVDEAAMVRALKEGEIAGAGLDVFETEPAVPPEFFSMDNVVLTPHDAAFTTESGCDLCDLMVTNLEAFFQAERRAVPQRRRRVEKISRCPRVVDVIAAGLRANFPVEAPGCWTKTDKTDEGLNKLAFFEC
- the LOC100833965 gene encoding glyoxylate/hydroxypyruvate reductase HPR3 isoform X3, whose protein sequence is MAAAAETPPSVSGKPPLLLLRRTTGRLAAALRSRFQVLSFHDSGGAPLHAFLAASGASDPPRAALVPGGGGIAVDAAFLDAAPHLRCVVTTSVGTDHIDLAECARRGVVVAGAGGIFSADVADHAVGLLIDVLRRVSAADRYARRGLWPVRGDYPLASKLSGKRVGIIGLGRIGSSIAKRLQAFGCVIHYYSRRPKETVSFKHFPDVTGLAVESDVLVVACALNDQTRHVVNKDVLEALGKDGVLVNIARGGNVDEAAMVRALKEGEIAGAGLDVFETEPAVPPEFFSMDNVVLTPHDAAFTTESGCDLCDLMVTNLEAFFQGPCDVCGQVGHAR
- the LOC100833965 gene encoding glyoxylate/hydroxypyruvate reductase HPR3 isoform X2, with the translated sequence MAAAAETPPSVSGKPPLLLLRRTTGRLAAALRSRFQVLSFHDSGGAPLHAFLAASGASDPPRAALVPGGGGIAVDAAFLDAAPHLRCVVTTSVGTDHIDLAECARRGVVVAGAGGIFSADVADHAVGLLIDVLRRVSAADRYARRGLWPVRGDYPLASKLSGKRVGIIGLGRIGSSIAKRLQAFGCVIHYYSRRPKETVSFKHFPDVTGLAVESDVLVVACALNDQTRHVVNKDVLEALGKDGVLVNIARGGNVDEAAMVRALKEGEIAGAGLDVFETEPAVPPEFFSMDNVVLTPHDAAFTTESGCDLCDLMVTNLEAFFQERRAVPQRRRRVEKISRCPRVVDVIAAGLRANFPVEAPGCWTKTDKTDEGLNKLAFFEC
- the LOC100833965 gene encoding glyoxylate/hydroxypyruvate reductase HPR3 isoform X4 — its product is MAAAAETPPSVSGKPPLLLLRRTTGRLAAALRSRFQVLSFHDSGGAPLHAFLAASGASDPPRAALVPGGGGIAVDAAFLDAAPHLRCVVTTSVGTDHIDLAECARRGVVVAGAGGIFSADVADHAVGLLIDVLRRVSAADRYARRGLWPVRGDYPLASKLSGKRVGIIGLGRIGSSIAKRLQAFGCVIHYYSRRPKETVSFKHFPDVTGLAVESDVLVVACALNDQTRHVVNKDVLEALGKDGVLVNIARGGNVDEAAMVRALKEGEIAGAGLDVFETEPAVPPEFFSMDNVVLTPHDAAFTTESGCDLCDLMVTNLEAFFQGKPLLTPVLPD